In Fusarium fujikuroi IMI 58289 draft genome, chromosome FFUJ_chr02, the genomic stretch AGAGATCTCAATGCACCGTCATCTGGCTTTAGGGCCCCTGTctttctgtctctgtctgGAGAGGCTGGCACTGGATACTCCCATGAAATGCCTGTCACACATCCATATCCACATCCATGAGACGGGATGacccccctcccccctccTGCAACCTCCCAAGCATtgagtacatacatacagtacgCGCGATGAGTCTGTGACAAGCgaacagacagacagacaagaTGCATGCAGCAgacgcaacgcaacgcacGCAGTGCAGATGCAATGATGCAGTGTGGTGCAGGCCTGGCAGATTGGAGACAAGGCAGAAgaattaattagttagttgATCAAGTAACGTACCTAGCAAGAACAACACAACCCCCTTGTTGGGTCCCAAGTCTCGGCATACGTTTCATCAgagctcctcaaagccattgTCTTCGATTGGATACACACGCGACTCTGCCGTCGGGAATTATATCTTGAATTTTCTGCTGTGTTGTGCTGTGTTGCTGACTGTTGCCCTCGCGGTTCGGAACATTCTTCATGTCCCGTACGTGGCTACTAAATTATCGCCCTCGCCGTGTGCGCCCGTTGAGAAGGGAACTCCGTTCGGTATTTCATCCTCACTCGAATGTCATCGAGTCTTCTACTGCTTACACACTACAATGCATTGAAATCATCAAAAGTCCGCTAATGCCGCAACAGAGACCCCCCGGTTCTTATTCTCCAGCTAAACTAACAATTAAAGCACCACCACATCCAATCCTCCACAATTCAGTCCAAATCCATCTGATCCTGTCCATAATAGAGTACGTACACACACTTTCATTGCAGGACATCTCGCAGCAAAGGACCCCGAACCAAGCACCAGACACTCACTCACTGCCCTGCCCACATTTCACGTCGTCGTGTGTCTTCTGTAACACGCCGTCCACTCGGGCCGGTGCCCATAGCCGGTCCTGGGAGCTTTGGCTTGTTTCTACTGTACAGTCTTGATCGAGAGTGTACATATTATCCCAAATCAGTCCAAACAGCAACATACGGTACTGGATTCGCCCCAGTACGGTACCTGCTGGCTCTAGCTCTTAGGTTCTGGGCCTTCATCCCACACCCACAACGCCGCTTTTCCTTACCTGCATCTCCCCCCAAAACCCCTCCCCTAGCCTGCTGTACCCATCTCCATTTCCATcgccatcccatcccattccCCTCCCCTGGTCTCCTGTCCTGTCCCGCCCCTGTTAGTTGAGCCCTgggcttgtcttgtcttgtcgcCCTGTTGTGATCCAAATAACGCCAGCCCGAAACTCTCCACCATCTGCTCGTCACTAGTCTCTAGTGTGGTGAGGAGGGATTGACGGTCAGGCAAAGCATCCCAGGCAGGGCTCATAGCACAGGCCAACGCAAGCCAGGTTAGGCCAGGCCATACGCAGACAGATCAGGGCACTCAGTCACTCACCCTCAAGACAAGTCCCATAGGCCAAGCTTTCCCCGATACATATTATAACATCACACCCATGTTTTGATGCCGCCCTTGGCCCTGCCctgcaaaagcaaagacgAAATAACTAACgggaccaagaccaagaccaagaccaagaccaagaccaagaccaaagagACACAAAGCCAAAACTCAAAGCCACACGCAGTGGCTCTAAACACCCGACTCTACGGTTCACTTTAACTCCCACTACCTCGCTCTAAGCTTTCCAAGACACACCATCatctacatacatacatagcaCTGTACCCCGACACGCCCCTAGCCAGCCCAGTTCCAGCCAGCCCAGTTCCAGCCAGTCCAGCCCAGTCCACTTCGGCCAGCCAACTCGATTTATTCTAATACTGGACGTCTTTTAGCTGGCCTAGCTTTCGTACATACCATACAATATCtcttgtctgtctgtctgtctctgtTGTTGCGGTTTTCGCCTCCTTACGTTACGCTTTTTCTCTTTGCACGACCAATAGTTTATATCTCTTCCTACTTTACTCTACTTTACTCTGCTCTACCCACGTCGCACACCTCCATTGTCTTGTCGCCCCGACTTGGATCTTGACCTTATTTACCGCCCAAAGTTAGCCCATCGTTGCTTGCTTTTGTCGCCCACCGTCACGACATTGTCCCCACGAGCATCCCTCCACCCCGCGATTCTCCTCCCCATCGCGCGCAAACTCCCAAACTCCGAGCATCTACCTATTTACCATTCACTCGATCTGTTGCGACGATCTCCCGACTCTCGTTTATCTAAATTTGCAAACCGATTTTTCATGTTGACCGCCGTCATCGTCAATACTCGACGTTCTTAGAGGTACAAACCTCGgaactgtactgtactgctTATAATGTCAAACGACGACCCTACTGTTCGCCGAATCTTACCACAACAATCCCAAATGAattccttttcctttgcgCCGCAGCAATATACGCAGCGCGAGACCCAAAAGAGTGCGTGGGAACATACAGCATATTCATGTGCTATTTTGACATGGTAACTAACATATGTGTAGACTATGTGTTCGTTGACGAGCACAACCGCCATAAGCGGTTGAAAGGTATAATTACCCGTGCATGTACAAACTCAATAATAGCATGCTAAGACCACAGCAGTTATGAGGGCTTGTGAAGGTTGCAGAAGACGGAAGATCAAATGTGACGCTGCGACTACCAACACATGGCCATGCTCGGCCTGCATAAGACTCAAGCTTCACTGCGTACGGCCAAATGGTTTCGATGGAGCCAACGACTCGACGACTTACGACACAACACCCATGAACCCTTCAGATCAGTATCAGCAAATGCCAATGCAACATCAAGTAATGAATCCAGGTACAAAGATCTCGCCAGCTGCTATGTACGGTGCTCCTCAGCCAGGTTACCCTGACCCAAGTGCCCAATATCAGCATGTTCAGTACGATACTTCTCAGCAACCTGGGGGCATGCCTTATGGTGCTGTTGCGCCTTCCGGTTCGATGATGGAACAGCATTATGCAGGCCAGAATGTGTTTCCCACTCCTCCAATGCACCAgccaccaccgcctcctGCAGCTCAGCAGCAACCCTCCCCAGAGGCCTACTCACCTGGAGAATATCAACATCATGACCTTGCAGATCTGTTGGGAACGCTGAAGGTCAATGAAACCGGTACAGGTAGGGTTCATGATACCCATGCTCACCAATACAGTTGCTGATGTCTATATAGCTCCATATCTCAGGAACAAGGCGTCGTTCAGACGTGAAGAGGAACCagctgttgaagacgatgaggagtTCCCAGCCAATCTACCTAAGCCTGCACCTGGTCACAAGATTCGCATACCGCCTGAGTTAATGCCCGATGACGACACAGCACTCAATTATTTCGACCTTTATTTCACACATGTTCACCCCTACGTTCCTGTGTTATGCAAGACGGCCTTCTACCAACAATGGAACACAGATCGAAACTCCATTTCGCCTTTGATTCTGGAAGCTGTCTTTGCTATGGGTGGACGTTTGGCCGAGGACCCGGGTGAGGGCCAACAATGGCTTGCCCTCGCTTCCCGTAAGTGCTGTCAATTTGTATGGAGAGAATTGTGAGGGTACTTACACAATTTAGGACACGCCGATTCTTTCATGGACATTCCACGTCTTAGCACACTTCAAGCCCTGCTCATGATTCTCAAGGCTCGCGAAGCTGCACCCAAGCGAGGCTACTATTATCGTTCTTGGATGACTGTTGTACAGTGTGTTCAGATGGGCAAGGACCTGGGTTTGGATGAGCATTACGAGGACCACCAAGCAGGCATTTCTTGCGAGTTCACCCCGGTTGACTGCCAACTTCGAAAGCGATTATGGCAGCTGGTCTTTGTCTGTGAGGTCATGGTTGGAGCCCCCCAAGGTCAGTGACAATCGCATAGATTCTGTTGTGTTGATGGCTAACATAAACAAGGGCGACACGACCACGCAGTGAAACTAAACACCGTGGATTTCAACCCTGCGAGACCAGTTCCAGGCTGTGAAGAATCCGAATACCACATCTCGCGCAATTTCAGCTACTTCTCTCAGGTTGTGAGAACTGTTGCTACCATGAGCAAAGTCTACACAAGACTGCGAAGACGAAAGGATTGGGGCGTTGACCCTGAATTCCAGCAGTTGGGACAAAGCTTCAACACTTGGCTGACCGAGCTACCTCCGGATCTGGCCATTTCCTTCCCACCAGATGGATCGCCTCCTTGGATTCCCTCGCACTTTATTGGAAACATGCATGGATACTACTATCTGGCCTTGATCCTGTTCCATCGACCCATTCTGTCATTCCTTGACCCTAATTCTCCGGATGGACAATGGAAACGCCATATGATGATTTGCTACAGCTCTGCCAAGGCATTGTGCCGTCTTCAGGAGGCAACTCTCAACTCGTTTGGACTTACTGGACTCCAGTGTATGCAGCGAGGCTTCAGTTTCTCTCTCTACGCAGGCCTCTCTTGTATCGTCATTCATCTGGTAGGTTTTCGAAGAGAATAGCCGTCGACACAAACTGACTCGTCTTCAATAGGTTGCAATTGTTTCACCAGATCCCGAGTTCAACACTGATGCTCGCGAATACTTTACGAGGCACATGAGGGTGTTGGAGAAGGTGATGGCAGCATGGCCGATGCCAgagttggagaagcagaTCAATGCACTACGAGATGCTTTCTCAGCAGATGTTCGAAAGCCATTCGTCCTGAAACCCAGCTTTCCCTACGGCAGCCCTCACCCTTCAACCCACTCCAGCCCTCCTCGCGGTAACGACTCATTCCGACCAGTAATCCACCGGACAGGGTCCATTGATCAACATTTGGATACACACGGTGCCCAACAAGTCAGTTATACCAACTACCCCATTACACCTCCTATTTCCGCGGGCCCTTTGGACAGCAAAAGTGACTCCCCAGCTGTACAGTCGCTCGTCATGATGTCGCAAGGATCGCAGGCTCCTGGAATGCCCCAGAGCATGTCGATGACGGACCAACCCGCATGGAATCCATCGCGACTATTTGAGTAAGCTGAAGTCCCTTCTCCCGTCATCTAGCAGCTCGCTAACTGGTCCATAGACAATGGAACACCACATTTGGTACGCCTACCTCTCACACACAATCCAGCTCCACCCCACCTCACACGAGCCCTCTTAACGCGTCGTCCTCAGGTGCCACGGAAGTTCCCACTATCCAGGATATCCAGGCAGTTCAAGCTTCAATGCCTGCTGGATCGCATCAAATCTCGCCATCTCAGTACTCGTCTGCACCGGTGCCAAACTTTGTCACCCCTGCAATGTGGCAAGAGTCGGTTGCAAGCGTTTACGAGGGTGGGCTGAAGCGAGCATGGGGCCAGTGATGAACATACACTGATGAAAGGATGCTATTGCTGATTGAGCTATTACCTCACAAGGGTGAATTCTCCTGAAGCTAGTTCCTACTAAGCGAAAGGCGATCTGTCAACGAGCTCTGTGCTGGACTTGGTTACAGCAACAGAGCTCCTGTTGATAAATCTGCTAAGGACGTGGCCCTATCAAGTTATCAGACTTGTTGCAGTCCTTGATTACATGTTCCGTCACGGACAGAACTTGAATGCAgctagaagaagaaagggctTGTATTATTGTATAGAAACCGGTTGATTACGATGGTTTGACAGGATTGACAAGAACATATAacgagccatgatggaggcgtTGAGAATTATTTAGGCCCACAAGCAACAAATGGGAAGGGCCCGTACCTACTGTGAGGTACGTTTGTTTCGGTTGGACAGGCAGGATCCATGTACCAATATTTGTCTACGTGATTGACGACCTGGAAGGCTTCTGGCGGAGCATTGGGAACAAAGGAAAAACAGAAAGGAGTCATGGCTTCTGGATTGGTTTTATTTGATTTGCAACGTATAAATATCATGGTTGCGTGTACTGGGCGCATTGTTTGAGAGCTTGATCGATCTATCCTACCATTAAGTGATATGTGTGCTATTCAGGTGACCAAAATGTAGGGGTGTGTTCTTGACTGGGGTCGTGATACGAAGTCTTAAGTTGATGAACTAGACTTGCCATTGGACGTCGACCAGAGCAAGGGTCAACCTCATGTATATTGGTCTTCCACATGGAGATTATGCCCGTTGCTCCGAAGCAATGGTTCCCGCGTTACCTGTTGATCAATTCATTGGGCCATATTGTCCGTTTCTTTACGAGGCTAGGCTTGTAATACCAACAACAAGCGAACCGAAAAGCATTCCCGTTTCTCCGATATATCGTGTATATATGGTAGTGCAGAACCGGACAAACGGTTCAAATCGAGACATTCCCCTTATAAGGTGACGCAGCCTTCAACGCCCTATTGTCAATGCGCTCCTTGATGACATCCCAGATCCAACCATCTACCTTatccgtcttcttctgatACCGGACCCGCGTCTGCGGCCTCTTGTCCTGCACGTAGAACTTGCCGACGGCACGGAACATATACCACTTGCGCCTCGCATTCTCTTCCTTGGTGTCACGAACGTAGTTGATGAGACCGAGGCGGCGTCGCACAGGGCTCAGATCGCCGGCGTGCATGCTGCTGTAGCGAGGCTTGGAGATGGCGCTCATGGTGGTCAGGGTGAGGGGCGTTGTGGGAgggaggttcttgatgaagcgCTCTAAGATGGGGCGTGATGTTCGGGCGTAGGCGGGGAGGTGGACGTGGATGTGTGTTACGAAGGGGGAGGTTATGTAGGTGACGAATATGACGGGGATGATGCCGCATAGGACGACTTGGGGTTGTTAGTTTGGGGTTTGctgtgagggtgagggtgagggggATGAGGACGTACCGCCTGCGGTGAGTAGCTCGGGCTTTTCAGCTTTGATGTAGCTTGGTGCTACTATACAGCAGAAGAAAGCGCCGATGAAGAGCGTTGTGATTTTGAGCATGGCCATGAACGTGATGCGGCCTGTGCCAGCATGATATATAATGAGTTTCTCAGGGAGTTCTAAGCAGGATCAGCTATCATTCTTCTATCCATCTCTCAATTGAACATACCAAATTCCTTGCCATCTTTAGAAGCAGCCCTAGCTTGTCGCTTTAGCTCATCTTCCATCTTGatgggcttcttggctgtAGGTCTGGCGTAGCATCTCACTTGAGCTTGTAGAGATTTTTGTAGTGAGCGACGAAAGTTTCGGGGAAGGGCTGAGACGGATTGAAGAGATGTTGTTCGGCGGGTAAGCGAGGTCAATTGATTTGGCCGTAGCCTCGGTATTATCATTCTTAATTGATGCATTGTGATTGATGTGAGTTAGACTATCGCGTTTATGAGAGGCTCATGAGAACGATGTCAAAAACTGATGGTAGTGGGGAGAGGCGCGGAGGTTGGAAATATTTACACAGGGTAGAGGCTGCTTTGTCACCACAAAAGTGACCAACTCGGAATATTTTGGTGAGAGCTTCAACTGTCTATAGTTATACCATGGTTCAATCCATTCTATTTAGAGCTTATAGCTTATACGTCTGTTTTTCTCTGATTCGAGTCAAACGACATTCTTCTGTAGCCACTCAATCCATTGCTCCTTTGTCCATCCAGAGCTGACATCCTGCACAACACCGTCAAACACAGCAGTAGGAGTGACATGCACACCGATCAAACGGttcatcttggtgatgaccttGACATCGTTGGTGACCTTGTTACCCGCATTCAGCGCCCCATCCTCACCGGGCTTGTCAGAGATCACAAGCAGATCAAACACCTTATCCGCATCAACGCCAACCTTGGCCGCAACCTTTGCCAAACGACGATACGTATCATTTCTCTTCTCGTTCACAACATTGACATCAAAGTAATCCTGCTGCTCATCAAACAGCACAGCGCTAAACTCCCAGAACTTCTCAGGCGCAAGACGAAGAACAGCGAGGGCAGCTTCGTGCATGAGCGTGGACGAAGGATGCCATGGCTGGATCTGCTGGCGGAAGATAAAGGTGAGGCTGGACGCCCAGGCTGGGTTGGCTTTGATGGCGGGGATCACGTCGTTTTGCAGGGTGCGGAAGATCTTGGCGGAGAAGGGACAGCAGTAGTCGAGGTAGAACTCGAGCGTGTGAGTTGTGTGAGCGACGGCTGAGTCGGAGGCGGGAGGGTGGGCGAACTGGAGCTTCTGCCCGGCGAATTTAGGAGGGAGAGCCATGTTTGGGTACCTGAGATGCTTATTTTGGTGAGTTGGGACAAGAGATGCTGTGTCTTTGAGGTTATCACAGAGTATAAATGAGGTTGTATTCatatgaagaaggatgatgcaATTACGCAGCATCATCGCATCACGTCTTATGTAATCGCAGCTCCATTTCGTATATGGTCCTAGATAAGACCCATATCGTTAAACTTTCATACCTTGATGTCTGGATTATTATTTTCATCATCTTTTCGACTCGAATCACTGTTAagaagctaaatatatatatgctCTATAGAGGTCCCTGCTAAAAGTTTTATCCTAACCCCctattagctaaataaagctaataggGAATATCTCTATTAGTATCTAAAAGGTATAAGAGGtctcttattaatagtaaagtaagtattataattataattatagtaaactTTAAGGGAAAGgttataaagcttttagtcttaataaaataagacTAAAgtactaaaataccttattagctGTAATTGCCTAATcctctattttataagcAGGAGGTTAAGACTAAACTTTTAGCAGGGACCTCCATACAGTATTAGTTATTTACAGCCTAACGGCTCCAGCGCAACAGCCAAGACTCTTGTCGATCATAGCAGGCCAGTAATATATGGGTGGGAACAAACACAAGACCAGACGCCTCATCGATGTAACAATCGGCAGTCTCATCGTCACTTGGGCCTCATTTCTCTCCCGGAAGTTTACCGCATGTGAGTGCGGTCAAGCTGCAGGGAGTCAGTTATCTTACCAGTGACGAGACATGCTTGCTGGTGATAGCTCGAAGCTATTGGACCCTTCGGCTTTCACCTCGATTCACCGAATTGGCATGCAAGTTATACGGCATGGACATGGCGTGCCAAGTCGGGGACGGCTGTAATTCTCTGCCGGTGTTTGGCTTGGTTCGATGAAGCGTATTCGATCGTATTCTTGTGGGGTTAAGAGAAATTCTAGACTTTTCTACCTTTTTGATGGGTAAGAGTTTGGGACTCAGCTGTGATCAAGTGATCAATAGTTTGTGGATATTCTTCCTTTCATGGATCATAACTCGTGGGTAGGTAACTACGGAGGTCTCCCGAGCTCTTGAGCCGCCCGCTCGCAAGCTTCTTCCGGCCGATGACCGGGACCCAACGgaggagagagggagagagattGCGGGGAGGTACAAGGAAATGCTCGTGGTTTTCCGTATTGACCCGTGTATCTCGAGGCACGAGCCAATCAAGACAGACCGAGTCAGTGTCTCGGGCTGCTGGTCACGCGGGCGAAGCCGGGGATATCGAGTTCCCAAGACTAAGACAAGAAAAAGTCTTTACCTGATCTGGGCTGTCATGGTCATGGATGCCCACCTCCCCCAGTTTCTGAAGCAGGTGAGTGGAGTTAGCGGCTGTGTTCTGCTTATCCAGGTGCTTTAACCCTTTTGTCTGCCGATAGGTACGTTAGATTTAAAGTAGGACACTACGCGATAACTCTATTCTCTTATATCTCCGTCATCGCATCAATTCCAATTCCAATTCCAATTCCTTAACCTCTTCCAGATTGTAACGTATTCATTGCAACTATCCAACTCTTCAACATCGATTGAAATTACTCTATTTGACTGTAATCGGCCGAGACCTTGTACTCGTGGCCTTTTTGCCCGTGACGACAAACAAACTTTGCTCTTTCAAACAGGCTCCCCTACCAAACggtcctcctct encodes the following:
- a CDS encoding related to Cutinase transcription factor 1 alpha, with product MSNDDPTVRRILPQQSQMNSFSFAPQQYTQRETQKNYVFVDEHNRHKRLKVMRACEGCRRRKIKCDAATTNTWPCSACIRLKLHCVRPNGFDGANDSTTYDTTPMNPSDQYQQMPMQHQVMNPGTKISPAAMYGAPQPGYPDPSAQYQHVQYDTSQQPGGMPYGAVAPSGSMMEQHYAGQNVFPTPPMHQPPPPPAAQQQPSPEAYSPGEYQHHDLADLLGTLKVNETGTAPYLRNKASFRREEEPAVEDDEEFPANLPKPAPGHKIRIPPELMPDDDTALNYFDLYFTHVHPYVPVLCKTAFYQQWNTDRNSISPLILEAVFAMGGRLAEDPGEGQQWLALASRHADSFMDIPRLSTLQALLMILKAREAAPKRGYYYRSWMTVVQCVQMGKDLGLDEHYEDHQAGISCEFTPVDCQLRKRLWQLVFVCEVMVGAPQGRHDHAVKLNTVDFNPARPVPGCEESEYHISRNFSYFSQVVRTVATMSKVYTRLRRRKDWGVDPEFQQLGQSFNTWLTELPPDLAISFPPDGSPPWIPSHFIGNMHGYYYLALILFHRPILSFLDPNSPDGQWKRHMMICYSSAKALCRLQEATLNSFGLTGLQCMQRGFSFSLYAGLSCIVIHLVAIVSPDPEFNTDAREYFTRHMRVLEKVMAAWPMPELEKQINALRDAFSADVRKPFVLKPSFPYGSPHPSTHSSPPRGNDSFRPVIHRTGSIDQHLDTHGAQQVSYTNYPITPPISAGPLDSKSDSPAVQSLVMMSQGSQAPGMPQSMSMTDQPAWNPSRLFEQWNTTFGTPTSHTQSSSTPPHTSPLNASSSGATEVPTIQDIQAVQASMPAGSHQISPSQYSSAPVPNFVTPAMWQESVASVYEGGLKRAWGQ